A single Candidatus Sulfotelmatobacter sp. DNA region contains:
- a CDS encoding protein kinase has product MDTTGSLKKLAGRYEVRQILGQGGMGLVYRAYDTVVRREVAVKTILDIPDPASLQLFYKECDVLASMSHPNIVEIFDIGEFEEEGKKKPYFVMPLLPGTTLDHFVRKSSHHLTVERTVEIISQTCRGLQAAHERGLVHRDLKPSNIFVMEDDSVKIIDFGVAHMADAHTTRAQKGTLLYMSPEQIQLKPLSAQSDIFSLGVVCYEALTGRHPFQRTRADEVVEAILNQIPPPASEVNSAITTSVSRVVHKAMAKQAWHRFASAREFGDTLSKALRNEPIEIFDAERTRPRLLRATKALAEGDLQFAGEILGEVEAEGHMDAEIQSLRRQLDNAVRRKSLAQLLEQARARYEEDEDPLALQKLQEALQIEPDNATALALKSKIENRRSENQIENWYRLAKQHIDNHAYPHAREALQNVLQLRPREVRALQLLAEVDRQELEYKKLRQDKEQVHKAAMDAWQKGDVSSALAKLGVVLELDRKAPDSVNRESGARYQSFYNEVRSEHDAMNTAYAEARKQLADHNFAKAIVTCQTYLSKYPTNAIFQALRYDIEEQQRQNLSSLIAQIDRQVEAEPDLDKRVSILREALDQHPGESHFERALRLVQDKRDLVNSIVARAHLHEEQAAFGDALNDWEILRTIYSQYPGLKFEVERLQKRRDQQARIESRTQLIEQIDSCLHSSDYARAFDLLHSAAQEFPNDEELQELEKHAQKGIERKTESQRLMSEGQDLWAQEKPAEGIRLLRQAYELDENNPLARAVLANTLIEQAQSLVERDWHEAEKIAKEAFELNPAHPMAKTLRTLILDQKRESFVGEAVSQARKLQTSGDLESALSRVEDALSSYPREMRLIQIRDAVQRDLQTQRRQSRRRDLEELRRLDSEADSASDPDTKQTLGSKARALADKYLEDEEVLSSANVLLQKLNLPAVGRTGSSGKGIAPDVTSAATLSFAGTATIDAPPPTPPSPPLSQAPRELPTQPAAALAPPRRLATAAFSLGPRDAKVLAAAGSFVVLLGAIWFFLPRHKKFVEPLPEPVAVQPAAIVAQPQLELPSMRLSSDTASGEITFDDQPPADLQDAQWSLDKIPSGDHTLKFDSASGAFGLALTSTAGALPVVKTPLTAKGILAVVVSSMGDRVHVYSSDDRAKFALDGQPPVDLTAEGIDLSSVTPGSHDLTLNLGGEQYKLSIEVAAAPALNLFVESGQNVGTLVVVTGQDKAHVFLNGKEFPQLTDGGQLRIANLEPKEYVVRVAKGGYQDAPDQKIRIRKGQHGRLVFGLLPIPHMASLNIQGAPPGASVLIDQMSAGTVQPDGTLTLSSIAPGDHVIELRKDRFKPRQVKKHFVVGTPVILSAADTTLDAAPAELRIAFSPADAQVTLVKGGDAPVKVNSGTPLSLPTGTYTLTARTADNFVRNSTLEVLAGQSRTIELPLAPSGMSRWDDPSGWKQENDAFVRKGGDYILYGVTPTSGTFVFSAMLTKGHRLQWVVNYTDPNNYDLFQMDDNNFYRTDIRNGQKTSDAKIPHKGGKKSFRTLQIHVSPTEIVHQIKQGNAWFVLDRWTLPGTNLSSGRFGFYVPGSDQISIASFSHYLDLNFH; this is encoded by the coding sequence ATGGACACCACGGGATCTCTTAAAAAACTAGCCGGTCGCTACGAAGTCAGGCAGATCCTCGGCCAGGGCGGCATGGGCCTGGTCTATCGCGCCTACGATACCGTTGTGCGCCGCGAAGTTGCCGTCAAGACGATCCTCGACATTCCCGATCCCGCATCTCTTCAACTGTTCTACAAAGAGTGCGACGTCCTCGCCTCAATGAGCCACCCCAACATCGTGGAAATTTTCGATATTGGGGAATTCGAAGAAGAAGGAAAAAAGAAGCCTTACTTCGTCATGCCGCTCTTGCCGGGCACGACACTCGATCATTTTGTGCGCAAGTCGAGCCATCACCTTACCGTCGAACGCACGGTCGAAATTATTTCCCAGACCTGCCGCGGACTACAGGCCGCGCATGAACGCGGGCTGGTGCATCGCGACCTGAAGCCCAGCAACATCTTTGTGATGGAAGACGACTCGGTCAAGATTATCGATTTCGGGGTGGCGCACATGGCCGATGCGCACACCACGCGGGCGCAAAAAGGAACTCTGCTCTACATGTCTCCCGAACAGATTCAGTTGAAGCCTCTGTCGGCGCAATCTGACATTTTCTCCTTGGGCGTGGTTTGTTATGAGGCCCTGACCGGACGCCATCCGTTCCAACGCACCCGCGCCGACGAAGTGGTCGAAGCCATTCTGAACCAGATACCGCCTCCAGCGTCTGAAGTGAACTCGGCCATCACCACGTCGGTGAGTCGGGTTGTCCACAAAGCGATGGCGAAGCAAGCTTGGCACCGCTTCGCCAGCGCGCGAGAATTTGGCGACACTCTGAGCAAGGCGCTGCGCAACGAACCCATCGAGATTTTCGATGCGGAACGCACCCGGCCGCGGCTGCTGCGCGCCACTAAGGCGTTGGCTGAGGGCGACCTGCAATTTGCCGGCGAGATTCTCGGCGAGGTCGAAGCCGAAGGCCACATGGACGCCGAGATCCAGTCGCTGCGCCGGCAGCTCGACAACGCCGTCCGCCGCAAGTCGCTGGCGCAGTTGCTGGAGCAGGCACGCGCTCGCTATGAGGAGGACGAAGATCCGCTGGCTTTGCAGAAATTGCAGGAAGCTCTGCAAATCGAGCCCGACAACGCCACCGCGCTGGCGTTGAAGAGCAAAATCGAAAACCGCCGCAGCGAGAATCAGATCGAAAACTGGTATCGCCTGGCGAAGCAGCACATCGACAATCATGCTTATCCGCACGCGCGCGAGGCGCTCCAGAACGTGCTGCAACTCCGGCCCAGAGAGGTTCGCGCCTTGCAGTTGCTGGCCGAAGTCGACCGGCAGGAGCTGGAATACAAAAAGCTCCGCCAGGATAAAGAACAGGTCCACAAAGCGGCCATGGACGCGTGGCAGAAAGGCGACGTTAGCAGCGCCTTAGCCAAGTTGGGCGTGGTGCTCGAACTCGACCGCAAAGCTCCCGACTCCGTTAATCGCGAAAGCGGCGCCCGCTACCAGAGCTTTTACAACGAAGTGCGGTCTGAACATGATGCCATGAACACCGCCTACGCGGAAGCGCGCAAGCAACTGGCGGATCACAACTTCGCAAAGGCGATTGTCACTTGCCAAACGTACCTATCGAAATATCCGACTAATGCGATTTTTCAGGCCCTCCGCTACGACATTGAAGAGCAGCAGCGGCAAAATCTCTCGTCGCTGATTGCGCAAATCGACCGCCAGGTAGAGGCCGAGCCCGATCTCGACAAGCGCGTCAGCATCCTGCGCGAAGCGCTGGATCAGCATCCGGGGGAATCGCACTTCGAGCGCGCTTTGCGCCTGGTGCAGGACAAGCGCGACCTGGTAAATTCCATCGTCGCACGCGCTCACTTGCACGAAGAGCAAGCCGCCTTCGGCGATGCCCTCAATGATTGGGAGATTCTGCGAACCATCTACAGTCAATATCCCGGATTGAAGTTCGAGGTGGAGCGGCTGCAGAAGCGCCGGGATCAGCAAGCCCGCATCGAGTCAAGAACCCAGCTCATCGAGCAAATCGACTCCTGCCTGCACTCCAGCGACTATGCCCGCGCCTTCGACTTACTACACTCCGCGGCCCAAGAATTCCCCAACGACGAAGAATTGCAGGAGCTGGAAAAGCACGCGCAGAAGGGAATCGAGCGCAAGACGGAATCCCAGCGCCTGATGTCGGAAGGGCAGGACCTGTGGGCGCAAGAAAAGCCTGCCGAGGGGATTCGGTTGCTTCGCCAGGCCTACGAACTGGACGAGAACAACCCTTTGGCGCGCGCGGTTCTCGCCAACACTTTGATCGAACAGGCGCAATCTCTGGTCGAACGCGACTGGCATGAGGCGGAGAAGATCGCCAAAGAGGCTTTCGAGCTCAATCCGGCGCACCCCATGGCCAAGACCCTCCGCACGCTCATTCTCGATCAGAAGCGCGAGAGCTTCGTCGGAGAAGCCGTTTCTCAAGCCCGCAAACTGCAAACCTCGGGCGACTTGGAATCTGCGTTGTCACGAGTTGAGGATGCGCTATCGTCCTACCCGCGGGAGATGCGGCTCATTCAGATTCGCGACGCGGTGCAGCGCGATCTCCAAACCCAGCGCCGGCAGTCGCGCCGTCGCGATCTCGAAGAATTACGTCGACTGGACAGCGAAGCCGATTCCGCCAGCGATCCCGACACCAAGCAAACTCTGGGATCGAAAGCGCGAGCTCTAGCCGACAAATATCTTGAGGACGAAGAAGTTTTATCCAGCGCGAATGTTCTTCTGCAAAAGCTGAATCTGCCGGCGGTTGGCAGAACGGGATCGTCCGGAAAGGGAATCGCCCCAGACGTGACGTCCGCTGCAACCCTGAGTTTCGCGGGAACCGCAACCATCGACGCTCCACCGCCCACGCCACCCTCGCCGCCGCTTTCGCAAGCACCCCGAGAGCTCCCCACACAACCGGCAGCCGCGCTCGCGCCCCCGAGGCGGCTCGCCACAGCCGCGTTCAGTCTAGGCCCGCGCGACGCAAAGGTTCTGGCTGCCGCCGGTTCATTCGTCGTGCTGTTGGGCGCCATCTGGTTTTTTCTGCCGAGGCATAAGAAATTCGTAGAGCCATTGCCCGAACCCGTCGCCGTGCAACCCGCTGCAATCGTCGCGCAGCCTCAACTCGAACTGCCCAGCATGCGCTTGTCCTCCGATACGGCCAGCGGCGAAATTACGTTCGACGATCAACCGCCGGCTGACTTGCAGGATGCACAATGGTCGCTCGACAAAATTCCTTCCGGCGATCACACTCTCAAGTTCGATAGCGCGTCAGGCGCTTTCGGGCTTGCACTTACCTCGACGGCCGGCGCCCTGCCTGTGGTCAAAACACCGTTGACCGCGAAAGGAATTCTCGCCGTAGTTGTGAGCAGCATGGGCGATCGGGTTCATGTGTATTCGAGCGATGACAGGGCGAAATTCGCGCTCGACGGCCAACCCCCAGTCGATCTCACCGCCGAGGGCATTGACCTTTCGTCAGTTACGCCGGGCTCGCATGACTTGACCTTGAACCTGGGCGGCGAACAATACAAGCTATCGATCGAAGTGGCCGCCGCACCGGCACTGAACCTGTTTGTCGAATCCGGACAGAACGTCGGCACGCTCGTCGTCGTTACAGGACAAGACAAAGCACACGTATTCCTCAACGGGAAAGAGTTTCCTCAACTGACCGACGGAGGCCAGCTTCGGATCGCGAACCTTGAGCCCAAAGAATATGTCGTGCGGGTCGCGAAGGGCGGCTATCAGGATGCGCCCGATCAAAAGATCCGGATTCGCAAAGGCCAGCATGGCAGGCTGGTCTTCGGTCTTCTTCCGATTCCACATATGGCATCGCTCAATATTCAGGGCGCACCGCCTGGCGCATCGGTTCTCATCGATCAGATGAGTGCGGGAACCGTGCAGCCCGATGGCACTCTGACACTGTCGTCGATCGCTCCCGGCGATCACGTGATCGAGCTGCGTAAAGACCGTTTCAAGCCGCGACAAGTCAAAAAGCATTTCGTCGTAGGGACGCCGGTAATTTTGTCCGCGGCCGATACAACTCTTGACGCTGCGCCCGCCGAATTGAGAATCGCATTTTCTCCCGCCGATGCTCAAGTCACACTGGTCAAAGGTGGAGATGCGCCCGTCAAAGTCAACAGCGGGACTCCGCTCAGTCTGCCCACCGGCACCTATACATTGACTGCCCGCACCGCCGATAATTTCGTCCGTAATTCCACGCTCGAGGTCCTCGCAGGACAATCGCGGACAATCGAACTGCCACTGGCCCCCAGCGGAATGTCTAGGTGGGACGACCCTTCGGGTTGGAAGCAGGAAAACGATGCGTTCGTTCGCAAGGGCGGCGACTACATCCTTTACGGCGTTACTCCCACCAGCGGAACCTTCGTCTTTTCCGCCATGCTCACGAAAGGACATCGCCTGCAATGGGTCGTGAACTACACGGACCCGAACAACTACGATTTGTTTCAGATGGACGACAATAATTTCTACCGCACCGACATCCGTAACGGCCAGAAGACGAGCGATGCCAAGATTCCTCACAAAGGAGGAAAAAAGAGTTTTCGCACCTTGCAGATTCATGTATCGCCAACCGAGATTGTCCACCAGATCAAGCAAGGCAACGCATGGTTCGTGCTCGACCGCTGGACGCTGCCCGGAACTAATCTCTCTTCAGGTCGGTTCGGCTTCTACGTTCCCGGTAGCGATCAGATTTCAATCGCCAGTTTCAGTCATTACCTCGATCTGAATTTCCACTAA
- a CDS encoding proline racemase family protein: MTDRQIRRVRVIDSHTGGEPTRVIVSSGPDLGTGPLAARLERLRRDHDDFRSAVVNEPRGSNVMVGALLCKPVDPACAAGVIFFNNVGYLGMCGHGTIGLISTLSFIKRIEAGEHRIETPVGTVNAILHPDGAVTVNNVASYRLSANIEVDVPRYGKVRGDVAWGGNWFFLVRDEMQDHGMELSLSNIDKLTDFTWAIRQTLRQQRITGAENREIDHIELFGPSRLPSVDSKNFVLCPGKAYDRSPCGTGTSAKLACLYADGKIRKGQVLRQESIVGSVFEGSVTVRDGQIYPSIKGVAFVNAEAELVLDSWDPFCMGIRA, encoded by the coding sequence ATGACTGACCGCCAGATCCGCCGAGTTCGAGTGATCGACTCCCACACCGGCGGCGAGCCCACTCGCGTGATTGTGAGCAGCGGCCCCGATCTTGGCACTGGTCCACTCGCCGCACGCCTGGAGCGCCTTCGCCGCGACCACGACGATTTCCGTTCTGCAGTCGTCAATGAACCGCGCGGCTCCAATGTGATGGTCGGTGCATTGCTCTGCAAACCAGTCGATCCCGCTTGCGCCGCCGGCGTTATCTTCTTCAACAACGTGGGATATCTCGGCATGTGTGGCCACGGCACGATTGGCTTGATTTCGACTCTCTCCTTTATCAAACGGATCGAAGCGGGAGAGCACCGCATTGAGACTCCCGTGGGAACCGTGAACGCCATCCTGCACCCGGACGGCGCAGTCACAGTGAACAACGTTGCCAGCTATCGCCTGTCGGCGAACATCGAAGTCGATGTCCCGCGCTACGGCAAGGTGCGTGGCGACGTGGCCTGGGGAGGAAACTGGTTCTTCCTGGTTCGCGACGAAATGCAAGACCACGGAATGGAACTATCGCTTAGCAACATCGACAAACTCACCGACTTCACTTGGGCGATTCGCCAGACTTTACGGCAGCAGAGAATTACCGGGGCAGAGAATCGGGAAATCGACCACATCGAGTTATTCGGGCCGTCCCGTCTGCCTTCGGTCGACAGCAAGAATTTCGTTCTCTGTCCGGGCAAAGCTTACGATCGTTCCCCCTGCGGCACGGGAACCAGCGCCAAGCTGGCCTGCCTGTACGCAGACGGAAAGATTCGCAAAGGCCAAGTCTTGAGGCAAGAGAGCATTGTCGGAAGTGTCTTCGAAGGCAGCGTTACGGTGCGGGACGGACAAATTTATCCCAGCATTAAGGGCGTTGCTTTTGTAAATGCCGAAGCAGAACTCGTGCTGGATTCGTGGGATCCATTCTGCATGGGCATTCGGGCATAA
- a CDS encoding ammonium transporter: protein MTKRAGRRSLRRWLAWASTAIVLVAGMLAGFSAPSFADEPKPDPAGTATGDRTAAVDAAGNPFVVVEPTDKTAPDYIPNKKAFDEYQAQAAKEPLALKLADSVGHVRIATNMAWTLNTGYLVLFMQAGFALLTCGLVRKKNASHLMMLNFAAYVFAFLAYYAVGYAFQFGAVAINAAPTNLGGVPTLNHFLIGSGQWGFVGGKGFFLVGPAYDSASNCLTLFEVVFMETAGYIIVGAICERISFWAFLLCELFIGAILYPISGCWTWGGGWMSQLGSTMNLGHGYVDFAGSSVVHAVGGFCAMALAIVLGPRLGKFGPGGKIRVFPAHNIVYVVTGTFILLFGWMGFNPGSTLGATDFRISVIAVNTNLAAVAGSAVAMLIWYFLFGKPDITMACNGMLAGLVAITAPCAFVSPTSSVIIGVLAGSLVCGGVLFNERVLKVDDPCGAVSVHGYCGWLGAVSVGIFADGTYGSGWNGVGAASYLGHAGQGVTGLIHGDMRQFWCQLMGATIYAIWAFGATFVVFWVVNKVKSMRVPPESEEEGLDVPEFGMPGYPEDAVVTGSY, encoded by the coding sequence ATGACAAAGCGAGCAGGGAGGCGTTCTCTGCGCCGGTGGCTGGCTTGGGCCAGCACCGCGATCGTTCTCGTAGCCGGAATGTTAGCCGGATTCTCTGCTCCCAGTTTTGCCGATGAGCCCAAGCCCGACCCTGCCGGCACCGCCACAGGAGATAGAACTGCGGCCGTCGATGCGGCCGGAAATCCCTTCGTGGTGGTTGAGCCGACCGATAAAACGGCTCCCGATTACATCCCGAACAAAAAGGCATTCGACGAGTACCAGGCCCAGGCCGCCAAGGAGCCGCTGGCTCTCAAACTTGCCGATAGCGTAGGCCACGTGCGCATCGCCACTAACATGGCGTGGACTCTGAACACGGGTTATCTGGTTCTATTCATGCAGGCCGGATTTGCTTTGCTCACCTGCGGGCTGGTGCGTAAGAAGAATGCCTCCCATTTGATGATGTTGAACTTCGCCGCCTATGTCTTTGCGTTCCTGGCGTACTACGCCGTCGGATACGCATTTCAGTTTGGAGCGGTCGCAATCAACGCCGCGCCGACGAATCTGGGTGGCGTACCGACGCTGAATCATTTCCTGATTGGCAGCGGGCAGTGGGGATTCGTCGGGGGAAAGGGTTTTTTTCTCGTAGGTCCAGCCTATGACAGCGCCAGCAATTGCCTGACGTTATTCGAAGTCGTGTTCATGGAGACCGCCGGCTACATCATCGTCGGAGCGATTTGCGAGCGCATCAGTTTCTGGGCGTTTCTGCTTTGCGAATTATTTATCGGCGCGATTCTCTATCCGATTTCCGGATGCTGGACGTGGGGCGGAGGTTGGATGTCGCAACTGGGATCGACCATGAACCTCGGCCACGGATATGTCGACTTTGCCGGGTCGAGCGTGGTTCACGCCGTTGGCGGCTTCTGCGCCATGGCACTCGCGATCGTGCTGGGGCCGCGACTGGGGAAGTTTGGTCCGGGAGGAAAAATTCGCGTCTTCCCCGCTCACAATATTGTGTACGTGGTTACAGGAACGTTCATTCTTCTGTTCGGCTGGATGGGATTCAATCCGGGGTCGACGCTGGGAGCAACCGACTTTCGCATTTCCGTGATCGCAGTGAACACGAATCTGGCTGCGGTCGCGGGCTCGGCGGTGGCCATGCTGATCTGGTATTTTCTTTTCGGCAAGCCCGATATCACGATGGCGTGTAACGGAATGCTTGCTGGCCTGGTCGCGATCACCGCTCCTTGCGCGTTTGTTTCTCCCACATCGTCGGTCATTATCGGCGTATTGGCGGGCTCTCTAGTGTGTGGCGGAGTGCTCTTCAACGAGCGTGTTCTGAAGGTCGACGATCCCTGCGGAGCGGTTTCCGTGCACGGATACTGCGGATGGCTGGGAGCAGTTTCCGTGGGCATTTTCGCCGACGGGACCTACGGATCGGGCTGGAACGGCGTCGGCGCCGCCAGCTATCTGGGTCATGCGGGTCAAGGCGTAACCGGCCTGATCCACGGCGACATGCGACAGTTCTGGTGTCAGCTCATGGGCGCGACTATCTACGCAATCTGGGCCTTCGGCGCCACGTTCGTTGTCTTCTGGGTCGTGAATAAAGTGAAAAGCATGCGTGTGCCTCCTGAATCTGAAGAGGAGGGATTAGATGTGCCCGAGTTTGGCATGCCGGGTTATCCCGAGGATGCGGTGGTTACGGGATCGTATTGA
- the galK gene encoding galactokinase, whose amino-acid sequence MNVADLSRHFQTLFQDRPRIFRAPGRVNLIGEHTDYNDGFVMPAAVAFSTYVAIAGRPDHTLVIHSEEFPGNFEFDLNSLPVLRTGEWCDYVLGVAIMLQRRGVQFSGANLLVHGDVPIGAGLSSSAAVEVASALALLSMSSGETKLPLPEIARLCQQAENSFVGARVGIMDQFVSCLGKAGYALLLDCRSLKYQPVPIPAGVRLVVCNTMIKHALATGAYNTRREECEAGVNYFAKLDPRIGALRDVSQELLEEHAQALPMTVAKRCSHVVRENQRTLDAARAFAEGDLGRVGDLMRESHCSLRDLYEVSCRELDIMVDAAEGLPGFCGGRMMGGGFGGCTINLVHEESTDDFAQEIVERYLRLTGIAAQVYLCTAEDGAGELN is encoded by the coding sequence ATGAATGTAGCGGACCTCAGCCGGCATTTTCAGACTCTCTTTCAAGATCGTCCCCGCATCTTCCGCGCTCCCGGGCGCGTCAACCTGATCGGCGAGCACACCGACTATAACGATGGATTTGTCATGCCCGCCGCCGTCGCTTTCTCGACCTATGTGGCAATCGCGGGGCGCCCGGACCATACACTCGTAATCCACTCCGAAGAGTTTCCCGGCAATTTCGAGTTCGATCTCAATAGCCTTCCTGTGCTGCGCACCGGCGAGTGGTGTGACTACGTCCTCGGTGTCGCGATCATGCTACAGAGACGGGGCGTCCAGTTTTCCGGAGCGAATCTTCTCGTTCACGGCGATGTCCCGATCGGCGCGGGACTCAGTTCGTCTGCCGCCGTTGAAGTTGCTTCAGCCCTTGCACTGTTGTCGATGAGCAGCGGCGAAACGAAACTGCCGCTACCCGAAATCGCCCGGCTCTGCCAGCAGGCCGAAAACAGCTTCGTCGGTGCGCGTGTCGGCATCATGGATCAGTTCGTCTCCTGCTTGGGCAAAGCAGGGTATGCGCTGCTTCTCGATTGCCGCTCGCTCAAGTATCAACCGGTTCCCATTCCCGCCGGCGTTCGCCTCGTGGTTTGCAACACTATGATCAAGCATGCTCTGGCGACTGGGGCGTATAACACTCGCCGCGAAGAATGCGAAGCAGGAGTCAACTATTTCGCGAAATTGGATCCCAGGATTGGCGCGCTACGCGATGTCTCGCAGGAATTGTTGGAGGAGCATGCCCAGGCGCTTCCAATGACAGTCGCCAAACGATGTTCGCACGTCGTCCGCGAAAATCAGCGCACCCTCGATGCCGCCCGTGCGTTCGCGGAAGGCGATTTAGGTCGGGTCGGAGACTTGATGCGCGAATCCCATTGCAGCCTGCGCGATCTCTACGAAGTCAGTTGCCGGGAGCTCGACATTATGGTCGACGCGGCCGAAGGCTTGCCCGGATTCTGCGGTGGCCGCATGATGGGCGGCGGCTTCGGTGGATGCACCATCAATCTCGTCCACGAAGAAAGTACCGACGACTTCGCGCAAGAAATCGTCGAACGCTATCTGCGCCTGACCGGAATTGCCGCCCAAGTCTATCTCTGCACCGCAGAAGATGGCGCCGGAGAACTTAACTAG
- a CDS encoding glycoside hydrolase family 3 N-terminal domain-containing protein encodes MPNRRRAFRVEIYLIFFVFIVLLLPYGVSQENQPAYRNPNLPAEVRAADLLKRMTLEEKVDQLAGGRRRARATESPEAKQIFEAMGKIYREDSQVSPHDAAAARNAAQHYLVEKTRLGIPGIFQGEALHGFMAYGSTSFPQVLGLASTWDPGLVQQAFNAAADEMASAGVNQAFSPVLDLARDPRWGRTEETYGEDPYLVSRMAVAAINGLQGATWVIDRHHVMATMKHFAAHGQPESGTNTAPANFSERDLRETFLVPFRAAVQEAHVGSAMASYNEIDGIPNHINHWLLDRVLRQEWGFRGYVTSDGNGLQMLVDTHHVAADFGEAARKALAAGVDFDLSDGSVYATLVDQVRDGKVSEAEVDRAVQRVLEAKFRLGLFENPFVDPDYAQKITNSSEHQELALKVAQKAIVLLKNEGNLLPLDLKKLKTIAVIGPNAADVHLGGYSRDPGPGNQISILDGIRKRVGSNVKVLYAEGCKITTGKQGWSAWYENKVTLPDPKAEIESIRAAAAAARQSDVAIVVVGENESTNREAWSEQHLGDRDSLDLLASQQALIQAIVETGKPTVVLLINGRPLSINYVKEHVPAILEGWYLGEEGGTAAAGVLFGDVNPGGKLPISFPHSVGQLPDFYNHKPSRNRSYLFNSREPLFAFGYGLSYTQFHFDNVRVEPTSIRPAASTKVSVDITNTGNRAGDEVAQLYIHQRVASVTRPVMELRGFKRVSLAPGQKVTVDFTLTPEDLSLIDVNMNRVVEPGIFDLMVGPSSVETSSIPLEVVNP; translated from the coding sequence ATGCCAAACCGCCGGCGCGCTTTCAGGGTAGAAATTTATCTGATCTTCTTCGTTTTTATCGTTCTACTTCTTCCGTACGGTGTCTCCCAGGAAAATCAGCCGGCTTATCGCAATCCGAATCTCCCCGCCGAAGTACGCGCCGCGGACTTACTGAAGCGCATGACTCTCGAGGAAAAGGTCGATCAACTTGCGGGCGGGCGCCGGCGGGCACGGGCCACAGAAAGCCCCGAGGCAAAACAAATCTTTGAGGCGATGGGCAAGATATATCGCGAAGATTCGCAGGTGAGCCCGCACGATGCTGCCGCTGCGCGTAATGCGGCGCAGCATTATCTCGTCGAGAAAACACGCCTCGGCATTCCCGGGATTTTTCAGGGCGAGGCCTTGCATGGATTCATGGCGTATGGCAGCACAAGTTTTCCTCAGGTGCTGGGTCTGGCCAGCACGTGGGATCCGGGGTTGGTGCAACAAGCCTTCAACGCCGCTGCCGATGAGATGGCTTCCGCCGGAGTGAATCAGGCTTTTTCTCCAGTGCTCGATCTGGCGCGCGATCCGCGTTGGGGGCGGACTGAAGAAACTTATGGCGAAGATCCATATCTAGTTTCGCGCATGGCGGTGGCGGCTATCAACGGTCTGCAAGGCGCTACATGGGTGATTGACCGGCATCACGTGATGGCGACGATGAAACATTTTGCTGCCCACGGCCAGCCAGAGAGCGGCACCAATACGGCTCCGGCTAATTTTTCTGAGCGCGATTTGCGAGAAACATTTCTCGTTCCCTTCCGCGCAGCCGTACAGGAAGCGCACGTGGGCAGCGCGATGGCGTCGTACAACGAAATCGATGGCATCCCGAACCACATCAATCACTGGCTGTTAGATCGCGTACTCCGCCAGGAGTGGGGCTTCCGCGGGTATGTGACTTCAGACGGAAACGGCCTGCAGATGCTGGTTGACACGCACCACGTAGCCGCTGATTTTGGCGAAGCGGCGCGTAAGGCGCTTGCCGCCGGCGTGGACTTCGATCTGTCGGACGGCTCGGTGTACGCCACGCTCGTCGATCAGGTGCGCGATGGGAAGGTGTCCGAAGCTGAAGTGGATCGGGCGGTGCAGCGAGTACTGGAAGCGAAGTTCCGTCTCGGTCTGTTCGAAAATCCTTTCGTCGACCCCGACTATGCCCAGAAAATTACGAATAGCTCTGAGCATCAGGAATTAGCGCTGAAGGTGGCGCAGAAAGCGATTGTGCTGTTGAAGAACGAGGGCAATTTGCTGCCGCTCGATTTGAAGAAACTGAAGACAATCGCGGTAATCGGGCCGAATGCGGCCGATGTTCACCTCGGCGGCTACAGCCGCGACCCGGGACCGGGAAATCAGATCAGCATTCTTGATGGCATTCGCAAGCGGGTGGGCAGCAATGTCAAAGTGCTCTACGCGGAGGGCTGCAAGATCACGACCGGCAAGCAGGGCTGGTCGGCGTGGTACGAAAACAAAGTAACTCTGCCCGACCCGAAGGCCGAAATTGAGAGCATCCGTGCCGCAGCCGCCGCCGCGAGGCAGTCTGATGTGGCCATTGTCGTGGTGGGCGAAAATGAAAGCACCAATCGTGAGGCTTGGTCTGAGCAGCACCTGGGCGATCGCGATTCGCTCGATCTGCTGGCATCGCAGCAGGCCCTGATTCAAGCGATCGTGGAAACCGGCAAGCCAACGGTTGTGCTCCTGATCAATGGGCGGCCATTGTCGATCAACTACGTCAAGGAGCATGTTCCCGCGATTCTGGAAGGGTGGTATCTTGGCGAAGAGGGCGGTACCGCCGCGGCCGGTGTTTTATTTGGCGACGTGAATCCCGGAGGCAAACTGCCGATCAGCTTTCCGCACTCCGTGGGCCAGCTTCCCGATTTCTACAATCACAAGCCCTCGCGCAACCGCAGCTACCTGTTCAACAGCCGCGAGCCTCTATTTGCTTTTGGGTACGGCCTTAGCTATACGCAATTCCACTTTGATAATGTCCGGGTGGAACCGACAAGTATTCGCCCCGCCGCTTCAACCAAGGTCTCGGTTGACATTACGAACACCGGGAATCGTGCGGGAGACGAAGTCGCTCAGCTATATATCCACCAGCGCGTTGCATCCGTGACTCGCCCAGTCATGGAACTCCGCGGGTTCAAACGTGTTAGCCTGGCGCCGGGACAGAAAGTTACCGTGGACTTCACGCTGACTCCTGAAGACCTATCGTTGATCGATGTCAACATGAATCGCGTGGTCGAGCCTGGCATCTTCGATCTGATGGTCGGGCCCAGCTCGGTAGAAACTAGCAGCATTCCGCTCGAAGTGGTTAACCCATAG